Proteins encoded together in one Carya illinoinensis cultivar Pawnee chromosome 3, C.illinoinensisPawnee_v1, whole genome shotgun sequence window:
- the LOC122304087 gene encoding protein trichome birefringence-like 39, with product MGFQLRFRAFMFLFLFMFSLKTEAEEDLISFHNATYFSARKLAGNCNVFRGKWVYDSSYPLYSSSSCPFIDPEFNCQKYGRPDNSYLKYRWKPFSCDLPRFNGLNFLEKWRGKKIMFVGDSLSLNQFESLSCMIHAWVPSSKTTYIKREGLASVTFEDYGVKILLYRTPFLVDLVEENGRRVLQLDSIKNGNAWRGMDMLIFNTWHWWTHTGRSQPWDYMQEGNKLYKDMNRMIAYYKGMTTWGRWVNLNVDSSKTKLFFLGISPTHYEGRDWDEPSKSCSGETQPFFGQKYPAGTPMAWVVVNKVLSRIQKPISFLDVTTLSQYRKDAHPSAYSGDHSGTDCSHWCLPGLPDTWNELLYAELFG from the exons ATGGGTTTCCAACTACGCTTTCGAGCCTTCATGTTTCTCTTCCTGTTTATGTTTTCCCTCAAAACAGAAGCTGAGGAGGACCTCATTTCCTTCCATAATGCTACCTATTTCAGCGCCAGAAAACTTGCAGGCAACTGCAACGTTTTCCGTGGTAAATGGGTCTACGATTCTTCATACCCTCTCTACTCTTCCTCTTCTTGTCCCTTCATAGATCCAGAATTCAATTGCCAGAAATACGGCCGCCCTGATAACTCCTACCTCAAATACAGATGGAAACCTTTCTCCTGTGACTTGCCCAG GTTTAATGGGTTAAATTTCTTGGAGAAATGGAGGGGGAAGAAGATTATGTTCGTGGGAGACTCGCTGAGTTTGAATCAGTTTGAATCGTTAAGTTGTATGATTCACGCATGGGTTCCAAGCTCTAAGACAACATACATCAAGAGAGAGGGGCTGGCTTCAGTGACATTCGAG GACTATGGGGTTAAGATATTGCTATACCGCACACCATTTCTAGTGGATCTTGTGGAGGAGAACGGGCGGCGAGTTTTGCAGCTTGACTCGATAAAGAATGGTAACGCATGGAGGGGCATGGACATGCTGATCTTTAACACGTGGCATTGGTGGACCCACACAGGGAGATCCCAACC GTGGGATTACATGCAAGAGGGGAATAAATTGTACAAAGATATGAACCGTATGATTGCTTATTACAAAGGGATGACAACCTGGGGTAGATGGGTCAACCTAAACGTTGATTCTTCCAAAACCAAGCTCTTCTTCCTCGGGATTTCTCCCACCCATTACGA GGGCAGAGACTGGGATGAACCATCGAAATCATGCTCCGGTGAGACACAACCATTTTTTGGTCAAAAATACCCAGCAGGCACGCCCATGGCTTGGGTGGTTGTGAACAAAGTGTTGAGCAGAATACAGAAGCCAATCTCTTTCTTGGACGTCACGACGCTCTCACAATATCGAAAAGATGCGCACCCATCGGCATATAGTGGCGATCATAGTGGCACAGATTGCAGCCATTGGTGTCTTCCGGGGCTTCCAGATACTTGGAATGAGCTCCTATATGCAGAACTGTTTGGTTGA
- the LOC122304720 gene encoding uncharacterized protein At4g02000-like — protein MEEELRALYAKLSLTEEESAGVVVETERLEDVRVRGEKSLMVRLLTERYFNRDAFKQTMRWVWRPMKNIKFRDLAEGLMLVEFDEPRDKVRVLHDGPWTFNKQLVLTKEFEGHLQAHEVSMTTADFWVRIHDLPMIACNEYVGKLIGDTLGKVIEVDVDYDDLAWGEYMRVRLALDITKPLLRRKRISLGDHREYWVRFTYERLPDFCY, from the coding sequence ATGGAGGAAGAACTACGAGCACTCTACGCGAAACTTTCCCTTACTGAAGAGGAATCGGCAGGAGTAGTGGTGGAAACAGAACGGCTTGAAGATGTTAGAGTTCGGGGTGAGAAATCTCTGATGGTCAGGCTGCTCACGGAGCGATACTTCAATCGGGATGCCTTCAAGCAGACAATGCGCTGGGTGTGGAGACCGATGAAGAACATTAAGTTCCGTGACCTAGCTGAGGGATTGATGTTGGTGGAGTTCGATGAACCTAGAGACAAGGTACGAGTTCTACACGATGGTCCATGGACCTTCAACAAACAGTTGGTGCTTACCAAGGAATTCGAGGGCCATCTACAGGCGCATGAAGTTTCTATGACAACGGCAGATTTTTGGGTAAGAATCCACGATTTACCAATGATCGCATGCAATGAATATGTGGGCAAACTGATTGGGGATACGCTAGGTAAGGTTATTGAAGTGGATGTAGATTATGACGACCTAGCATGGGGGGAGTACATGCGAGTTCGGCTAGCTCTTGATATCACGAAGCCTTTGCTACGGAGGAAGAGGATAAGCCTGGGTGACCACCGAGAGTACTGGGTTCGGTTCACCTACGAGAGGTTGCCGGATTTTTGCTACTAA